The stretch of DNA TCAACGCCGCGGATGAAGACTCCCTTGTCGAAGACAGCGCCGACTTCGTAACGCGGCGTCAGCGGATCATCGCCGGGCTCGCAGGCGACGCCAAAGAGTGGTTGGTAGACGGTGGGCGTCACCGCGTCGTCAACGACGCTAGCTTTGTTAGGCGGCGGCAAACGGCGCGGCTCTTCGGCGACTGCCAGCGACGCCAGCAGTAGTAGTGCAAGCGCGGCGGATGCGAGTCGATGGACCATCGCCACTGGTATCGGCGTCGGCGGCCCGCTAAGCCGCCAGCGGCGGGTTTGCCCAACCGCTCCGCGCTGCCTACCCAGACTAACTGACAAAGAGGTTAGCGATGTGCGGCAGTCCCCCTCATCCCCTGGCCCTAACCCCTAGCCCCTCCCTCAATACGCATTCTTCTGCCCCAGCACGACCCACAGCGTCCGGAACAGGATCTCCACGTCCATCGTGAAGCTCCACGTGCGGATGTATTCGTGGTCGTAGTGGATGCGGCCTTCCATCTTGTCGAGCGTGTCGGTCTCGCCGCGGAAGCCCATCACCTGCGCGAGGCCGGTGATGCCGGGCTTCACTTTGTGGCGGAGCATGTAGCCGTCGATCAGGGTGCGGTACTGCTCGTTGTGAGCGGTGGCGTGGGGGCGCGGGCCGACGAGGCTCATCGAACCGCCGACGACGTTGAACAGCTGCGGCAGCTCGTCGAGGCTCGTCTTGCGGATGAATGCGCCGACGGGCGTGATCCGGGCGTCGCCCTTGGTGGCTTGCTGGACGGTCGTGCCGGCGTCGCCGACCTGGCACGTCTCGACGCGCATGCTGCGGAACTTCCAGACGCGGATCTCACGGCCGTCGAGGCCGTAGCGCTTCTGGCGGAAGAAGACCGGCCCGCGGCTGGTGAGTTTCACCGCCAGCGCCACGGCGATCATCACGGGGCTGAACAGCACCAGCAGCGCGAGCCCCGCGACCAGGTCGAACGCACGCTTGAGCAGGCCGTCGACGCCGTACAGCGGGTTCTCGTGGATGCTCACCGCCGGCAGGCCGCCGACGTTGGTGAGGCGGGCGTGCAGCAACTCGAAGACGAAGAAGTCGGGAACGAGGTACACGTCGGCCGTCGTGTCGGCGAGCTTGTTGAGCACGTCGCGCAGACGATTCTCGGCGCGCATCGGAAACGTCAGGTAGACGGTGTCGATCTCGCCCGCCCGGCAAGCGGCCACGAGGTCCGT from Botrimarina mediterranea encodes:
- a CDS encoding undecaprenyl-phosphate glucose phosphotransferase; amino-acid sequence: MSTIHRGIASAPSLLTSLHRVIDAAAIAAVSYAAAKLTPAGGQAGLSLVNEWLGVTAAAVVAFHAVSELTGVYRSWRGARLRGELGCLAMTWAYTVALMLGIGLVTAYNARFSYESKVAWIVATPLVMVTLRSLLRLVQRRLQAEGWNTKRVAICGANELGVQLARNLAGMPELGLKTVGFYDDRYVERRQRANRRADQPARGDSTTTDERREAETSDRRQNDIASAARKANIPTELGGVVGGVTDLVAACRAGEIDTVYLTFPMRAENRLRDVLNKLADTTADVYLVPDFFVFELLHARLTNVGGLPAVSIHENPLYGVDGLLKRAFDLVAGLALLVLFSPVMIAVALAVKLTSRGPVFFRQKRYGLDGREIRVWKFRSMRVETCQVGDAGTTVQQATKGDARITPVGAFIRKTSLDELPQLFNVVGGSMSLVGPRPHATAHNEQYRTLIDGYMLRHKVKPGITGLAQVMGFRGETDTLDKMEGRIHYDHEYIRTWSFTMDVEILFRTLWVVLGQKNAY